One part of the Kryptolebias marmoratus isolate JLee-2015 linkage group LG13, ASM164957v2, whole genome shotgun sequence genome encodes these proteins:
- the acaca gene encoding acetyl-CoA carboxylase 1 isoform X6 — protein MAQQDRAAQKTPAAGALQSHFLVGSVSEENSEDEIQGKADAQPEEKDIRSVSPSSGSSDSTSDMGFDHIDGPIHNLRLESKSGPSMSGLHLVKQGRDRRRIDLQRDFTVASPAEFVTRFGGNKVIEKVLIANNGIAAVKCMRSIRRWAYEMFRNERAIRFVVMVTPEDLKANAEYIKMADHYVPVPGGTNNNNYANVELILDIAKRIPVQAVWAGWGHASENPKLPELLQKHGIAFMGPPSQAMWALGDKIASSIVAQTAGIPTLPWSGAGLTVEWTANNQKKKIINVPQELYECGCIQDVEDGLKAAEKIGYPVMVKASEGGGGKGIRKVNCADDFPNLFRQVQAEVPGSPIFVMQLAKHARHLEVQILADQYGNAISLFGRDCSVQRRHQKIIEEAPATIATSDVFEDMEKVQQCAVKLAKMVGYVSAGTVEYLYSQDGSFYFLELNPRLQVEHPCTEMVADVNLPAAQLQIAMGIPLYRIKDIRMLYGVQPWGDCPIDFESLTNAPCPRGHVIAARITSENPDEGFKPSSGTVQELNFRSNKNVWGYFSVAAAGGLHEFADSQFGHCFSWGENREEAISNMVVALKELSIRGDFRTTVEYLIKLLETESFQHNSIDTGWLDRLIAEKMQAERPDTMLGIVSGALHVADVSLRNSVSNFLHSLERGQVLPAHTLLNTVDVELIYEGTKYVLKVTRQSPNSYVVIMNSSLAEVDVHRLSDGGLLLSYDGSSYTTYMKEEVDRYRITIGNKTCVFEKENDPSLLRSPSAGKIIQYSVEDGGHVFSGQCYAEIEVMKMVMTLTAAESGCIHYVKRAGAALEPGCVIAKLQLDDPSRIQQADLYTGPLPSVQTVALRGEKLHRVFHNTLDHLVHIMHGYCLPEPFFSAKLKEWVERLMKTMRDPSLPLLELQDIMTSVSGRIPPAVEKAIKKEMAQYASNITSVLCQFPSQQIANILDSHAATLNKKSEREVFFMNTQSIVQLVQKYRSGIRGHMKAVVMDLLRQYLKVEIQFQNGHYDKCVFALREENKGDMVNVVNYIFSHAKVTKKNLLVTMLIDQLCGRDPTLTDELMTILTELTQLSKTTNAKVALRARQVLIASHLPSYELRHNQVESIFLSAIDMYGHQFCIENLQKLILSETSIFDVLPNFFYHSNQVVRMAALEVYVRRAYIAYELNSVQHRQLKDNTCVVEFQFMLPTSHPNRGNIPTLNRMSFSSNLNHYGMVHVASVSDVLLDTSFTPPCQRMGAMVSFRSFQEFTRNINDVLSCFSDSPPTSPMFPDGGNPVLYGEEDNKSVQDEPVHILNVAIKTDSDIDDDGLAKMFREFTQSKKSLLFEHGIRRLTFLVAQKDFRKQINCEVDQRFHREFPKFFTFRARDKFEEDRIYRHLEPALAFQLELNRMRNFALTAIPCANHKMHLYLGAARVEVGTEVTDYRFFVRAIIRHSDLVTKEASFEYLHNEAERLLLEAMDELEVAFNNTTVRTDCNHIFLNFVPTVIMDPSKIEESVRSMVMRYGSRLWKLRVLQAELKINIRLTPTGKQIPIRLFLTNESGYYLDISLYKEVTDSRTGQVGPKDRQIMFQAYGDKQGPLHGMLINTPYVTKDLLQSKRFQAQSLGTTYVYDFPEMFRQALKKLWHSCQAYAQLPKCPLPSELLTFTELVLDAQGQLVQMNRLPGGNEIGMVAWRMTLRTPEYPTGREIIVISNDITHKIGSFGPQEDMLFLRASEMARECGIPRIYIAANSGARIGLAEEIRHMFHVAWQDPVDPYKGFKYLYLTPQDYKKVSALNSVHCEHVEDEGESRYKITDIIGKEEGLGVENLRGSGMIAGESSLAYDEIITMNLVTCRAIGIGAYLVRLGQRTIQVDNSHIILTGAGALNKVLGREVYTSNNQLGGIQIMHNNGVTHNTVCDDFEGVFTLLLWLSYMPKCMSSPVPILYAKDPIDRPVEFVPTKAPYDPRWMLAGRPSQTPKGSWQSGFFDHGSFMEIMQPWAQSVVVGRARLGGIPTGVVAVETRSVELSIPADPANLDSEAKIIQQAGQVWFPDSAFKTAQAIKDLNREGLPLIVFANWRGFSGGMKDMYDQVIKFGAYIVDGLREYKQPVLVYIPPQAELRGGSWVVIDPTINPRHMEMYADKDSRGGVLEPEGTVEIKFRKKDLVKTMRRIDPIYMALAEKLGTPELSPTDRKELETKLKEREEFLLPIYHQVAVQFADLHDTPGRMQEKGVITDILEWQTSRQFFYWRLRRLLLEDTVKKKIKEANSELTDGQIQAMLRRWFVEAEGTVKAYLWDNNEEVVAWLERQLAEEEGARSVVDENIKYIRRDHLLKQIRSLVQANPEVAMDSIVHMTQHISPTQRAEVVRILSTMETSASS, from the exons ATGGCACAGCAGGACCGCGCTGCCCAGAAAACCCCCGCTGCCGGAGCCCTGCAGTCTCACTTCCTCGTGGGGTCCGTGTCGGAGGAGAACTCGGAGGATGAAATCCAAGGCAAGGCAGACGCGCAGCCGGAGGAGAAGGACATCCGCTCGGTGTCACCGTCTTCCGGTAGCTCTGACAGCACCAGCGACATGGGTTTCGATCACATTGACGGGCCTATCCACAATCTAAGGTTAGAATCCAAATCTGG gcCGAGCATGTCAGGGCTCCACTTGGTGAAACAAGGGAGAGATCGCAGGCGAATTGATCTCCAGAGGGACTTCACCGTTGCGTCACCTGCTGAATTTGTCACTCGCTTTGGTGGGAACAAGGTCATTGAAAAG gtTCTTATTGCCAACAATGGCATTGCTGCAGTGAAATGCATGCGCTCCATCCGCCGCTGGGCCTACGAGATGTTCCGCAATGAAAGGGCAATCCGCTTTGTTGTCATGGTGACCCCAGAAGACCTGAAGGCCAATGCAG aaTACATCAAAATGGCAGATCATTATGTGCCTGTGCCAGGAGGaactaacaacaacaattaTGCCAATGTTGAGCTCATTCTAGACATTGCAAAACGAATACCTGTTCAG gCGGTGTGGGCTGGATGGGGTCATGCCTCAGAGAATCCCAAACTCCCAGAGCTCCTTCAAAAGCATGGAATTGCTTTCATGG GTCCTCCAAGTCAGGCTATGTGGGCTCTTGGGGACAAAATTGCCTCCTCCATCGTAGCTCAGACGGCTGGTATTCCAACCTTACCGTGGAGCGGAGCAG GCTTGACAGTTGAATGGACGGCGAACaaccaaaagaagaaaatcatcAATGTTCCGCAGGAGCTGTATGAGTGTGGCTGTATCCAGGATGTGGAAGATGGCCTCAAA GCGGCAGAGAAAATCGGTTATCCTGTGATGGTGAAGGCCTCAGAAGGAGGTGGAGGCAAAGGAATCCGCAAAGTCAACTGTGCTGATGACTTTCCTAACCTTTTCAGACAG GTCCAGGCCGAAGTTCCAGGATCGCCCATTTTTGTCATGCAGCTAGCCAAACACGCCCGTCACCTGGAGGTGCAGATTTTAGCTGATCAGTATGGAAATGCCATTTCCCTGTTTGGCAGAGACTGTTCTGTGCAGCGGCGTCACCAGAAAATCATCGAGGAGGCTCCTGCTACTATAGCTACTTCTGATGTGTTTGAGGACATGGAAAAAGTACAACAA tGTGCGGTGAAGCTGGCCAAGATGGTGGGCTACGTCAGCGCAGGCACAGTGGAGTACCTCTACAGCCAGGATGGCAGCTTCTACTTCCTCGAACTCAATCCCCGTCTGCAGGTGGAGCACCCCTGCACTGAAATGGTGGCTGATGTCAACTTGCCTGCTGCTCAACTGCAG ATTGCCATGGGTATTCCTCTTTATCGGATCAAAGACATCAGGATGCTTTATGGAGTCCAGCCCTGGGGAGACTGTCCCATCGACTTTGAGAGTCTGACGAATGCTCCCTGTCCCCGGGGTCACGTCATTGCTGCACGCATTACCAGTGAAAATCCTGACGAG GGTTTCAAGCCAAGCTCTGGAACAGTGCAAGAGCTGAACTTCCGCAGCAACAAGAACGTGTGGGGTTACTTCAGCGTTGCAGCAGCAGGGGGGCTGCACGAGTTCGCCGATTCCCAGTTTGGACACTGCTTCTCCTGGGGAGAGAATCGCGAAGAAGCCATCTC caacaTGGTGGTTGCTCTTAAAGAGCTCTCTATAAGAGGGGACTTTAGAACCACAGTGGAATACCTCATCAAGCTCCTGGAGACTGAAAGCTTTCAGCATAACAGCATCGACACAGGCTGGCTGGACCGGCTCATTGCTGAGAAGATGCAG GCGGAGCGTCCTGATACCATGCTTGGAATTGTGAGTGGCGCTCTGCATGTGGCAGATGTCAGTCTAAGGAACAGCGTGTCCAACTTTCTACATTCTCTGGAAag GGGCCAGGTGCTGCCAGCACACACACTACTCAACACCGTGGATGTGGAGCTGATATATGAAGGCACCAAGTACGTTCTGAAAGTGACCCGTCAGTCTCCCAACTCGTACGTGGTCATCATGAACAGCTCTTTAGCGGAGGTGGATGTGCATCGACTCAGTGATGGAGGCCTTTTATTGTCCTATGATGGAAGTAGCTACACTACCTACATGAAGGAAGAGGTGGATAG GTATCGCATCACAATTGGAAACAAGACCTGTGTTTTTGAAAAGGAGAACGACCCCTCGCTGCTGCGATCTCCTTCAGCAGGAAAAATCATTCAGTACTCAGTTGAGGATGGCGGACACGTGTTTTCTGGCCAGTGTTATGCTGAAATAGAG GTGATGAAGATGGTAATGACCCTCACCGCTGCTGAGTCCGGTTGTATCCACTATGTTAAAAGAGCCGGAGCAGCTCTGGAGCCTGGGTGTGTCATCGCCAAACTGCAACTGGACGACCCCAGCAGGATACAGCAG gCGGATCTGTACACAGGGCCACTGCCTTCTGTCCAGACTGTAGCTCTGAGAGGTGAGAAGCTGCACAGAGTCTTCCACAACACACTGGATCACCTCGTTCACATAATGCATGGTTACTGCCTTCCTGAACCTTTCTTCAGTGCTAAG CTGAAAGAATGGGTGGAAAGGCTCATGAAGACCATGCGCGATCCATCTCTGCCACTCCTGGAGCTGCAAGACATCATGACGAGCGTGTCAGGCCGCATCCCCCCTGCTGTGGAGAAAGCCATCAAGAAGGAGATGGCTCAGTATGCCAGCAACATAACGTCTGTGCTCTGCCAGTTCCCCAGCCAGCAG ATTGCAAACATCCTGGACAGCCATGCTGCTACTCTGAACAAGAAATCAGAGAGAGAAGTCTTCTTTATGAACACACAAAGCATCGTCCAGCTGGTGCAGAA GTATCGCAGCGGCATCAGAGGCCACATGAAGGCAGTTGTGATGGATTTGCTTCGACAGTATCTGAAAGTAGAAATCCAGTTTCAGAATG GACACTATGacaagtgtgtgtttgcacttcGTGAAGAAAACAAAGGGGACATGGTCAATGTGGTCAACTATATTTTCTCCCATGCTAAAGTCACAAAGAAGAACCTGCTGGTTACTATGCTGATT GATCAGCTCTGTGGCCGTGATCCCACGCTGACCGATGAACTTATGACCATTTTGACGGAACTCACACAACTCAGCAAGACAACCAATGCCAAGGTGGCTCTGCGTGCTCGGCAG GTCCTGATAGCTTCCCACCTTCCCTCCTATGAGCTACGTCACAACCAGGTGGAGTCCATCTTCCTCTCTGCCATCGACATGTACGGGCACCAGTTCTGCATTGAGAACTTGCAG aaACTGATCCTTTCGGAGACATCCATCTTTGATGTTCTGCCAAACTTCTTCTACCACAGTAATCAGGTGGTCAGGATGGCTGCCCTCGAG GTGTACGTTCGCAGAGCATATATTGCCTACGAGCTCAACAGTGTGCAGCATCGACAGCTCAAGGACAACACATGTGTAGTAGAGTTTCAGTTCATGCTTCCCACGTCACATCCCAACAG AGGGAACATCCCCACTCTCAACAG GATGTCATTCTCATCCAACCTGAATCACTACGGCATGGTGCATGTGGCCAGTGTCAGTGATGTCCTACTCGACACATCTTTTACACCGCCTTGTCAGCGGATGGGAGCCATGGTCTCCTTCCGCTCCTTCCAGGAGTTCACACG GAACATAAATGATGTGTTGAGCTGCTTCTCTGACTCTCCTCCTACAAGTCCAATGTTCCCTGATGGAGGCAACCCTGTCCTGTACGGTGAAGAGGACAATAAG aGTGTCCAGGATGAACCAGTCCACATCCTCAATGTGGCCATAAAGACTGACAGCGACATTGATGACGACGGTCTGGCAAAAATGTTTCGGGAGTTCACTCAGTCAAAG aaATCACTGCTGTTTGAACACGGCATCCGAAGGCTAACTTTTCTTGTCGCACAGAAG GATTTCAGGAAGCAAATCAACTGTGAGGTGGACCAAAGGTTTCAT AGGGAATTTCCCAAATTCTTCACATTTCGTGCCAGAGACAAG TTTGAGGAGGACAGGATCTATCGGCATTTGGAGCCGGCGTTGGCGTTCCAGTTGGAGCTCAACCGCATGCGTAATTTTGCCCTAACTGCCATTCCCTGTGCCAATCACAAGATGCACCTCTACCTGGGTGCAGCCCGGGTGGAGGTGGGCACAGAGGTTACAGACTACCGTTTCTTTGTCCGAGCCATTATCCGCCACTCAGATCTGGTCACAAAg GAAGCCTCTTTTGAATACCTTCATAATGAAGCAGAGCGTCTGCTGCTGGAAGCCATGGATGAACTGGAGGTGGCTTTCAACAACACGACTGTACGAACTGACTGCAACCATATTTTCCTCAACTTTGTCCCTACAGTCATCATGGACCCATCAAAG ATTGAGGAGTCTGTGCGCTCCATGGTGATGCGTTACGGCAGCCGTCTGTGGAAGCTTCGCGTCCTTCAGGCTGAGCTGAAAATCAACATCCGCCTGACTCCGACAGGGAAGCAAATCCCCATCCGCCTCTTCCTCACTAATGAATCGGGCTACTATCTGGATATCAGCCTGTACAAGGAAGTCACCGACTCCCGAACGGGACAGGTGGGGCCCAAAGACCGACAG ataaTGTTCCAAGCATATGGGGACAAACAAGGCCCCTTACATGGAATGCTCATCAATACTCCTTATGTCACCAAGGACCTGCTACAGTCTAAACGCTTCCAGGCACAATCTCTGGGCACCACCTACGTCTACGACTTTCCAGAAATGTTCAGACAg gcTTTGAAAAAGCTGTGGCACTCTTGTCAGGCATATGCCCAATTACCCAAATGTCCTCTTCCTTCTGAGCTGCTCACCTTCACTGAGTTGGTTCTGGATGCCCAGGGTCAGCTGGTGCAGATGAACAGACTTCCAGGGGGAAACGAG ATTGGTATGGTAGCATGGAGGATGACCCTGCGAACTCCCGAGTATCCTACAGGACGTGAGATCATAGTGATAAGTAACGATATCACTCACAAGATCGGGTCATTTGGACCTCAGGAGGACATGTTGTTCCTGCGAGCTTCAGAAATGGCACGAGAGTGCGGCATCCCTCGCATCTACATCGCAGCCAACAGCGGCGCCCGCATCGGCCTGGCGGAGGAAATCAGACATATGTTCCATGTGGCCTGGCAGGATCCAGTTGATCCTTACAAG GGTTTCAAATATCTCTACCTCACCCCTCAAGATTACAAAAAGGTCTCTGCTCTAAACTCTGTACATTGCGAACATGTAGAGGATGAGGGAGAATCCAg GTACAAGATTACTGACATTATTGGAAAAGAGGAAGGACTGGGTGTGGAGAATCTAAGAGGGTCTGGAATGATCGCGGGAGAATCTTCTCTGGCTTACGATGAGATAATCACCATGAATCTG GTCACATGTCGAGCCATAGGCATCGGAGCCTATCTTGTGAGGCTTGGGCAGAGAACTATTCAAGTGGACAACTCTCATATTATCCTTACAGGAGCTGGGGCCCTCAACAAG GTGCTTGGCCGAGAAGTTTACACATCAAACAATCAGCTCGGTGGCATTCAGATCATGCACAACAACGGGGTGACCCACAACACTGTTTGTGATGATTTTGAGGGAGTCTTTACTTTGTTGCTGTGGCTGTCCTACATGCCCAAG tgTATGTCTAGCCCAGTACCCATCCTCTATGCCAAGGACCCCATAGATCGGCCAGTAGAGTTTGTGCCAACCAAGGCTCCTTATGACCCTCGCTGGATGTTGGCAGGACGTCCCAGCCAGA ctccaaaggGCTCCTGGCAGAGCGGTTTCTTTGATCATGGCTCTTTCATGGAGATCATGCAGCCTTGGGCTCAGAGCGTGGTGGTAGGCAGAGCCAG ACTGGGTGGGATACCTACTGGTGTTGTTGCTGTGGAAACTAGGTCAGTGGAGCTGTCAATTCCAGCTGATCCGGCTAATTTAGACTCTGAGGCAAAG ATCATCCAGCAAGCAGGACAGGTGTGGTTCCCAGACTCTGCTTTCAAAACAGCCCAGGCCATTAAGGACCTGAACCGAGAGGGCTTACCTCTCATAGTGTTTGCCAACTGGAGGGGCTTTTCTGGAGGAATGAAAG ATATGTACGACCAAGTGATAAAGTTTGGGGCCTACATTGTGGACGGGCTAAGGGAGTACAAGCAGCCAGTCCTGGTTTACATCCCCCCTCAGGCTGAGCTTAGGGGAGGCTCCTGGGTGGTCATAGATCCCACCATCAACCCTCGTCACATGGAGATGTACGCCGACAAGGACAGCCG AGGAGGAGTGTTGGAACCTGAAGGAACTGTGGAGATCAAGTTTAGGAAGAAGGATTTGGTGAAAACCATGAGAAGAATAGATCCTATCTACATGGCTTTGGCTGAAAAACTGG GAACGCCAGAACTGAGCCCTACTGATCGAAAAGAGCTGGAGACCAAGCTTAAGGAGCGTGAGGAGTTCTTGTTGCCCATCTACCATCAAGTGGCTGTGCAGTTTGCGGACCTCCACGACACCCCGGGTCGCATGCAAGAAAAGGGTGTCATCACG gACATCCTCGAATGGCAGACATCACGCCAGTTCTTCTACTGGCGTCTGCGGCGtttgctgctggaggacacagTGAAGAAGAAGATCAAGGAGGCCAACAGCGAGCTGACAGATGGGCAGATCCAGGCCATGCTGCGCCGCTGGTTTGTGGAGGCCGAGGGGACCGTTAAG GCATATCTGTGGGACAACAATGAAGAGGTGGTCGCGTGGCTGGAGAGGCAACTCGCTGAAGAAGAGGGCGCTCGATCCGTTGTCGACGAAAACATCAAGTACATCCGCCGAGATCACCTCCTTAAGCAAATACGCAG cCTCGTCCAAGCCAATCCCGAAGTTGCTATGGATTCCATCGTTCACATGACCCAGCACATCTCGCCCACGCAAAGAGCCGAGGTGGTGCGCATCCTGTCCACTATGGAGACGTCAGCCTCCTCCTAA